The Desulfonatronum thiodismutans nucleotide sequence TCCGCCTTGGCCTGGTCCACCTTGACCCGGACCTTCTGCAAGGCGTCGTCGATGTCCACCGAAGGGATGAACTTCACCGCCACCGTGGACAACCCCTCGGCCGAACTGGCCCGAATCTCCTCCACCCCGGCCAGCCCCTTGAGCTTGCGCTCAATGGGCATGGTGATCAGCGTCTCCATGTCCTCCGGGGCCACGCCTTCATAGGTCGTGGTCACGAACACGTACGGGATGGTGATATCCGGGAAGGCTTCCCGTGGAAGAGTCAGATAGGAATACACGCCGATGATCACCAGGAACACCAGCAAAGTCAGGACCGTGGCCTGGCGGCGCAAGGCCCATTTGTTGACGATCATCGCACCACCACCGCCGTCCCCTCATCCACTTCGCGGTGCCCGGCCACGATCAGGCGGTCGCCGGGGTACAGGCCGCGGGTGATCTGAATGCGGTCGCGTTCGATGACCCCGATCTCCACTTGGCGCGCCCGAGCCAGGCCGTCTTCTTCCACGTAGACGAGGCGTTCTCCGCCCCGGTCGATCAGGGCGGACAGGGGGATGGCCAGGGCGTCCGGGATGGTCCGGCGCTGAAAGAGCACCCGGGCGATCATCCCGGGCCGGATTTTGCCCTCGGGGTTGTCCATGACCACCTGGGTACGGAAGGTCTTGGTGGCCGGGTCGCCCCGGAAGGCGATGAAGTCGATGACGCCTTGAAACTCCTGGCCCTGAAAAGCGTCCACCATCACCAGCACGGGCTGGCCCACCTCCAGAAAGCGGACGTCCATTTCCGGAACCTGGACCTGGACCTTGATCTTGTCGATGTTCACCAACTCGATGATTGTCTGGCCGCGATCCACGAACTCCCCGGCCTCAATCAGCATGTTGTTCACTCTGCAGGGACCGGGCGCGCGGACAATGCCCCGGTCATATTCAATCTCAGCCTGGCGCAGGGCCTCCCTGGCCTGGACCCTCTGGCTGCGAACCTGATCCAACTCCTCCTCGGAGATGATCTCGTCCTGAAAAAGCCGTTCCCGACGTCGCAACTGTTCGTCGGAAAGGTCAAAAGCCGACCGGGCACGGGCCATGTCGGCCCCCAAGGCCGTCACTTCGATCTGGGCCAAAACCTGTCCGGTTTGAACGCGATCCCCTTCGCGCACGGACAGATTCTCCACCCTGCCCGCGGTTTCCGCGGCCAGATTCACGCTCAGCCAGGGGTCCGCCGAGCCCGGCAGCACGACCACGTCCCGCATTTCTTGCGGCATAATCTCCTGAACCGTCACGTTCACCCGGCGCGTGACGACTGATTCCCTGGAGGTCTCTTGCGATGCTTCTCGAGGTTCCTGCCCGGAAGAGGAGGAACAACCGAAGAGTGGCGACAGGCCGGCCAGGATCAGCAGAGCCGGCAGAATCAACCGGTAGAATGAAAATAAGAAACGCATCGTCTTTTGCATATGCTAAGCCCCCGCCTCGGGGGAAGGGATGGAAGGATGGGAGGATGGAGGTGGTTGCAAGGAAAGTTTTGATGGGATAGGAAATAAGGATATTGAATGCCGCGTCAACTGCCCTGATCGACTTGGTTTACCTACTCCCTTCCATGACCATGTTCAAGCCTTTTTCTCCGCGCGGACGCCGTGTGGTCGGCACGCCGAACATCAACAAACGCAAATAAACTTCGCAACATAACTGACACCGGAACGGCTTCACGCCGCTCCGGCGAAAATGTCCTGGAGAGATGCATGCGCGCCTTCACCGCACATTTTTTACTTTTCCGACCACTCTTGGCCTCGGCTCTGGCCCTGCTATTCGCCTTGACCTTTGTCTGCGCTGCACCAGGCGTCTCGTTCGCCCAGCAAGAGCCCGCTCCAACGCCCGGCCTTCCAGCGACGCCCCCCCCGGGCTCGACTCAGAACCTGGAAGAACGGCTGGACGCCGTTCGATCCCAACTGGCCAATATCGCCCAGTCCATCCAGGATCGCCGCAGACATCTGGACGATCTGCGCCGCCACATGACCGAAGCCCAGACCGCCTCGGAACGCGCCGAGATGGAAGCGGAAATCGAAGAGCTGGAGCGTTTGATCCAGGCCTCCAGGACCACCTTCGAGTCCGTGGCCACCGGTGGCGTGGACAGTTCCATCTTCCGCGACCAACCGGAGCAACCCTTTGACTGGCAACAACAACTTTTCGAGGTCATTGAGCCTTTCCTCGACCAACTCAAGCAGTTCACGGAAACGCCGCGCAACATCGAACGGATCAACCGCGAAATAGCCCAGGATCAGGCCAGAGTGAACGTGGCCAATCGAGCCCTGGCCAACATCGCCAACGTCATCGCCGGAGTTCAGGACGAAGAGTTGCTCACTCGTTTGCAGGCTCTGGAAAAATCCTGGCTGCAGCGCAAGTCGGACCTGGAGCTGGAAATCAACCTGCAACAGCTCCAGCTTCAGGAACTGCGGGAGGAGCAAAGAACCTTCTGGGACATGCTCCACCAGGGCATGCTGTCCTTTGTCCAGGGCCGCGGCCTGATCCTGATCATGGCGGTCGTGGTCACCGCCGGGGTCTGGTTCCTGCTCCAGACCATGCCCAAGATCGTCCGCCGCAAAGAGGACAGCGAGGTCGTCCTGAAACGCAAGCCCCACGCCAAACTGATTACGGTGGGCTATCAGGCGCTCAGCATCATCCTCGCCCTGTGCGCCCTGCTTCTGGTGCTCTACGTTTCCGGAGACTGGCTGCTCCTGGGCTTGGCCATGATCATTCTCGTCCTGGTCGCGGTCGGTTCCAGAACCTATCTGCCCAAGTTCATGACCGAGGTCCGGATGCTGCTGGACATGGGGCCGGTCCGGGAAGGGGAGCGGATTTTCCTGAACGGAATTCCCTGGGAGGTCAAAAACCTGAACATGTACTCGACGTTGTACAATCCGGAGCTGCAGGGCGGCGTGCTGCGCGTGCCCCTGGGCGATCTGGCCAACCAAATATCCCGCCCGGACGACCCGGAGGAACCCTGGTTCCCGACACGCAAGGACGAATACGTGATGCTTTCCGACGGCACTTTCGGTCAGGTACTGCTCCAGACGCCGGAGGTGGTTCAGATCAAGCACGTCGGGTCCGTGCGCACCTTTTCCACGAGTTCTTTCCTAGGAGCCTCGCCGCGCAACCTGACCCGCGACGGCTTCGGCTTCGCCGTGACCTTCGGCATCGACTATCAGCATCAGGCCATCTGCCTGGAGGAAGTGCCGGAGATTTTCGAGGCCGCGGTGAAGGACGCCCTGAAAGCCTCGTTCAATGACGGCCTCGAATCCGTGCTGGTGGACTTCAAGGAAGCCGGAGCCTCGTCCCTGGACTACCTGATTTACGTGATGATGAACGGCAAGGCGGCCGGGTCCTACTGGGCCGTGGGCCGGATCATCCAGCAGTCCTGCGTCCGGGTCTGCAACGAACGTGGCTGGATCATCCCCTTCACGCAACTCACCGTGCATCAGGGAGACGGCTTTGAGGCCCTGCGCACCGCTCGGTCATAGTCGTCGATTGTCGCGATTTCTCGTTTTCGCCCTGGTCCTGGCCGGCCTGGTCGTCACGATCAGTCCGGCCCAGGCCCAGTTCGACAATCTGCGGGATCTTGTCCCGGACGCCTTGCACCAGACGTTGTTCGGCACGGATGCGTATCAAGTGGTCTTCGAAGGCGAACTGGACCCCGCCCTCCGGGACGTCCTGCGCTCGGTGTCCGAATCCCACGCCCTGCGCGAGCGCATACCGGCCACGGACCAGATGTTCCAGCGCCGGGCCCGGGCCGACATCCCCAACCTGCTTCGCGCCCTGCGCTCCGAAGGCTACTACGACGGACATGTAGAGGCCCATGTCGATCCGCAAGCCTCCCCGCCCCGGATTGTCTTTCATGTTCAGCCCGGGCCGGCCTACCTGCTGGAGGCCGTACATTTCCACGGCCCGGACTCCGAGAACGGATTCGGCTTTCCTCCTCCCGGCCCGACCACCGCGGGCCTTACCCTTGGCAGCCGGGCCAGGGCGCCCGAAATCCGCGGAGGCACGGACATGTTCCGCGAATTCCTCCGCGAAAACGGCCACCCCTTTCCCTGGGTCGCGCTCCGGGAAGCCCGGGTGGACCACGAATCCCGAACCCTTACCGTAACCTACACCTTCAACCCCGGTCCTTCGGCCAAGTTCGGGACGGTGAACGTGGAGGGCGAGGAACGGGTCTCTCCGCGCTACATCCTGGACAAGGTTCCCTGGTCCGAGAACCAGACGTTCCGCTCTTCCCAACTACACGGGCTGCGCGCCACCCTGATGCAGACAGGCCTGTTCACCATGGTGGACGTCTCCCATCCGGGATCGATCCCCGAGGCATCAAGGAACAACGAGCTGCCCGTCACCATTTCCGTGGTGGAGCGCGTTCCTCGGACCGTCAAGGCCGGCGTGGGGTATGAAACCGATACGGGACTGGGCACGGCCCTGGAGTGGGAACACCGCAACATCCTCGGCAGCGGCGAACAACTCCGCACCAGGCTCCATCTAGCCGAAAAAAGGCAAATGCTCGAAGGCGAGTTCAAGGTACCGGAATTTTCCGATCCGTCGCAATCCCTGACCATCCAGGGGAATATCGGCCAGGAAACAACCGACGCCCTGGAAAAGAAGGAAATCGCGGCCGGGGCCATGATCAACCGCCGACTGGATCGCTTTTGGTCCGTGGGCCTCGGAACGAATTTCCGGTATTCGGAAGTCACCCAGCTTGGAGAAACCGAGACCTACGGCCTGATCTCCACCCCAGGCGAACTAACCTGGGACATGCGCGACCACGTGCTCAACCCGACCAGAGGCTGGCGGATACAGCTCCGGGCTGAACCGTTTTTGGACACGCTGGAGTGGAACACGACCTTTTTCAAGCTCTCCGGCTCACTGAGCGCCTATCTGCCCATCCTGGCCGAAGACCGCCTGGTCCTGGCCGGACGAGGGGCCCTGGGGTCGATCACGGGTGAAGCCAACATGAACCTGCCCCCGGATCAACGCTTCTACGCCGGAGGTGGCGGTTCGGTCCGCGGCTACGCCTATCAATCCATCGGGCCGGAGGTGGACGGCAAGGTCGTCGGCGGCAAGAGCATGGTGGAAGTGGGTACTGAACTGCGGCTGCGGCTGGAGAACAATATCGGACTGGTGGCCTTTCTGGATGGGGGACAGGTGTTCAGCGAATCCGAACTGCAATTCCAGGACGATTTCCTCTGGGGCGCGGGCCTGGGGCTGCGCTACCACCTGGACTTCGGCCCCATCCGCCTGGACCTGGCCTTCCCGCTGAACCGCCGGGACAAAGACAGCGCATTTCAGGTCTATGTGAGTATTGGGCAGGCGTATTGAGCACCAACCCAAGGACGAAAACGACGCATGACCGAACCAAACGCCTCCTCAGCGCGACATCCCAGGAAAAAGAGCCCACGTCGGTGGTGGCTCTATCTGTTCCTCGCCCCGGTGGGACTGTTGATCACGTTTGTTCTGATGATCGTCATCCTGCTCCGCACCGATTTCGGCCTCCAACGCCTGGAAAACCTGCTCAACTCCAGCCTGGCCGACGTGGGCGGGCAGCGAGTCGAATTATCCGGGCTGCATGGCCGGTTTCCCTTCGACCTTCGGCTTGCCGAACTGCGCCTGGCTGATGACGAGGGGGTATGGCTGGAGATCGACGAGATCGCTCTGCGGTGGTCCGGCCGGGATCTGCTTGCGGCTCGCATCCGGATTCAGGAGCTGAGCGCGGACCGGGTCGAGCTGCTGCGTGTTCCCGCCGGTGACGATCCCAAGCCGGACCCAGAGCCCGCCAAGCCGGAATCCTGGGAAGCGCTCCTGGATTTTGAACCGCCCACGGCTTTTCCGCGGGCGGCCCTGGACAACCTGGACATCCGCGAAATCATTCTGGCCGAAGCCGTGGCCGGGGAACGGATCGTCCTCCGCCTGTATGGCGACCTGGACGCCGGGGAGCAGGGAGTTCGGGTCAACCTCAGCCTGGACTCCCTGGCCGGCCCTGCCGGTGGGGTCGGTGAAGCAAGCCTGCTCAACCTGAGGGCCGGGTTTGACCCGGAGACCGACCTTCTGG carries:
- a CDS encoding autotransporter assembly complex protein TamA, giving the protein MSRFLVFALVLAGLVVTISPAQAQFDNLRDLVPDALHQTLFGTDAYQVVFEGELDPALRDVLRSVSESHALRERIPATDQMFQRRARADIPNLLRALRSEGYYDGHVEAHVDPQASPPRIVFHVQPGPAYLLEAVHFHGPDSENGFGFPPPGPTTAGLTLGSRARAPEIRGGTDMFREFLRENGHPFPWVALREARVDHESRTLTVTYTFNPGPSAKFGTVNVEGEERVSPRYILDKVPWSENQTFRSSQLHGLRATLMQTGLFTMVDVSHPGSIPEASRNNELPVTISVVERVPRTVKAGVGYETDTGLGTALEWEHRNILGSGEQLRTRLHLAEKRQMLEGEFKVPEFSDPSQSLTIQGNIGQETTDALEKKEIAAGAMINRRLDRFWSVGLGTNFRYSEVTQLGETETYGLISTPGELTWDMRDHVLNPTRGWRIQLRAEPFLDTLEWNTTFFKLSGSLSAYLPILAEDRLVLAGRGALGSITGEANMNLPPDQRFYAGGGGSVRGYAYQSIGPEVDGKVVGGKSMVEVGTELRLRLENNIGLVAFLDGGQVFSESELQFQDDFLWGAGLGLRYHLDFGPIRLDLAFPLNRRDKDSAFQVYVSIGQAY
- a CDS encoding efflux RND transporter periplasmic adaptor subunit, whose protein sequence is MQKTMRFLFSFYRLILPALLILAGLSPLFGCSSSSGQEPREASQETSRESVVTRRVNVTVQEIMPQEMRDVVVLPGSADPWLSVNLAAETAGRVENLSVREGDRVQTGQVLAQIEVTALGADMARARSAFDLSDEQLRRRERLFQDEIISEEELDQVRSQRVQAREALRQAEIEYDRGIVRAPGPCRVNNMLIEAGEFVDRGQTIIELVNIDKIKVQVQVPEMDVRFLEVGQPVLVMVDAFQGQEFQGVIDFIAFRGDPATKTFRTQVVMDNPEGKIRPGMIARVLFQRRTIPDALAIPLSALIDRGGERLVYVEEDGLARARQVEIGVIERDRIQITRGLYPGDRLIVAGHREVDEGTAVVVR